From the genome of Salvelinus fontinalis isolate EN_2023a chromosome 20, ASM2944872v1, whole genome shotgun sequence, one region includes:
- the fam89a gene encoding sprT-like domain-containing protein Spartan — protein MNGKSANGTAGGTLASIEGLPPLPKSLSGLLNSSGGSWREMERMYAKKTMIQDDLSRGRNNSDNLLANKPANLDAALALLRKEMVGLRQQDMSLLCQLWSLHESIQEYKGSCQDLSAGHGIENGYFDEDDEYYQETSTTPTDQPEGSEATSPKNGTSKDSWLQDSFHITI, from the exons ATGAACGGTAAATCTGCGAATGGCACAGCGGGCGGAACACTGGCCTCCATTGAGGGGCTACCCCCACTGCCAAAGAGCCTAAGCGGCTTGCTGAATTCAAGCGGCGGGtcttggagagagatggagaggatgtATGCAAAGAAAACCATGATCCAAGACGACCTTAGCCGTGGGCGAAACAATTCCGACAATCTGCTTGCAAATAAACCGGCCAACCTTGATGCGGCTTTAGCACTCCTCCGAAAAGAAATG GTGGGATTGCGTCAGCAGGATATGTCGTTGCTGTGTCAGCTCTGGTCCCTCCATGagtcaatccaagagtacaaagGCAGTTGCCAGGATCTCAGCGCCGGGCATGGGATAGAGAATGGCTACTTTGACGAAGATGATGAATACTACCAGGAGACCAGCACAACACCAACTGATCAACCGGAGGGAAGTGAGGCGACATCTCCCAAAAATGGGACAAGCAAGGACTCCTGGCTACAAGACTCTTTCCACATCACCATTTGA
- the exoc8 gene encoding exocyst complex component 8, producing MTDQANRLRKQLESANFDPQNYVKHLSQQSDGDRDLQEHRQKIQTLADETAQNLKKNVYKNYRQFIETAKEISYLESEMYQLSHILTEQKSIMESITQSLLSTDKDETAKEMLAAFPKETEEVKQRTLTTLLEKVEGCKNIMDTPGRYLVYNGDLVEYDVDNMAQLQKVHAFLMNDCLLIATWLANRHGTVKYKYNALYDLESFAIVNVKDHPPMKDMFKILMFPESRIFQAENSKIKKEWLEILDETKKNKVTQEKHKTEEVELPNSPVRPEALVSTNPFDDEETNPFDSEEAVDLGLEWIQELPEDLDVCIAQRDFEGAVDLLDKLNEYLKDQPVNTRVKDLRVKVDERVRQLTEVLVFELSPDRSLRGGPKATRRAVSQLIRLGQSTKACELFLKNRAAAVQTAIRQLRIEGATLLYIHKLCNIFFTSLLETAKEFEMDFAGNTGCYSAFVVWSRSSMKTFVDAFSGQVFDSKENLSTAAECVKVAKEHCKQLSEIGLDLTFTLQSLLVKDIKAALQSYKEIIIEATKHRNSEEMWRKMNLMTPEALTKLKEEMRSCGMSSFNQYTGDDCWVNLSYTIVAFTKQMMAFLEEGLKLYFPELHMVLLESLREIILVAVQHVDYSLRCEQEAEKKAFILQNASFLHDTVLPVVEKRFEEGVGKPAKQLQDLRKSARPSRVNPDSTMSQV from the coding sequence ATGACAGACCAGGCGAACAGACTGCGCAAGCAATTGGAATCAGCTAATTTCGACCCCCAAAATTATGTCAAGCATCTCTCACAACAGTCTGATGGCGACAGAGATTTGCAGGAACATCGTCAAAAAATACAGACCCTAGCAGATGAAACGGCTCAAAACCTGAAGAAAAATGTCTACAAGAATTACAGACAGTTCATCGAAACTGCCAAAGAGATTTCGTACCTGGAGAGTGAGATGTACCAACTGAGTCATATTTTGACAGAGCAGAAGAGTATCATGGAGAGTATTACCCAGTCATTGCTCTCAACAGATAAGGATGAAACGGCAAAGGAGATGCTGGCAGCATTCCCCAAAGAGACAGAGGAAGTGAAACAGAGAACACTGACTACACTGCTTGAGAAAGTAGAGGGGTGCAAAAACATTATGGACACCCCAGGCAGGTATTTAGTGTACAATGGCGACCTGGTTGAATATGATGTGGACAACATGGCACAACTTCAAAAAGTGCATGCCTTCCTGATGAATGATTGCCTTCTCATTGCCACCTGGTTAGCGAATCGCCACGGTACAGTGAAGTACAAATACAATGCACTGTATGATCTGGAGAGCTTTGCAATCGTTAACGTGAAAGACCATCCCCCAATGAAGGACATGTTTAAAATCCTGATGTTCCCCGAAAGCCGCATATTTCAGGCAGAGAACAGCAAGATTAAAAAGGAGTGGCTGGAGATCCTTGATGAGACAAAGAAAAATAAAGTGACTCAGGAAAAACATAAGACGGAAGAGGTAGAGTTGCCCAATTCACCTGTGAGACCAGAGGCCTTGGTCTCGACCAACCCTTTTGATGACGAAGAGACCAACCCTTTTGACTCGGAGGAGGCAGTGGATCTGGGATTGGAGTGGATCCAGGAGCTTCCCGAGGACCTGGACGTGTGCATTGCCCAACGGGACTTTGAAGGTGCCGTGGACCTCCTGGACAAGCTGAACGAGTACCTGAAGGACCAGCCTGTCAATACGAGGGTGAAGGATCTCAGGGTGAAGGTGGATGAGCGTGTCCGACAGCTGACGGAGGTGCTGGTGTTTGAGCTCTCTCCTGACCGTTCCCTCCGTGGGGGACCCAAAGCAACCCGTCGGGCAGTGTCTCAGTTAATCCGGCTGGGGCAGTCCACCAAGGCCTGTGAGCTCTTCCTGAAGAACCGAGCCGCTGCTGTGCAGACCGCCATCCGCCAGCTGCGTATTGAGGGGGCTACTCTGCTCTACATACACAAGCTTTGCAACATCTTCTTCACTAGCCTGCTGGAGACGGCCAAAGAGTTTGAGATGGACTTTGCCGGTAACACAGGCTGCTATTCGGCATTTGTGGTCTGGTCGCGCTCATCCATGAAGACGTTTGTGGATGCCTTCAGTGGGCAGGTGTTTGACAGTAAGGAGAACCTCTCCACTGCTGCTGAGTGTGTCAAGGTGGCCAAGGAGCACTGCAAGCAGCTCAGTGAAATCGGCCTGGACCTCACCTTCACGCTGCAGTCCCTCCTGGTCAAAGACATCAAGGCAGCCTTGCAGAGCTACAAGGAGATCATCATTGAGGCCACCAAGCACCGAAACTCTGAGGAGATGTGGAGGAAGATGAACCTAATGACACCAGAGGCTCTGACCAAGCTGAAGGAGGAAATGCGCAGCTGTGGCATGAGCAGCTTCAATCAGTATACAGGAGACGACTGCTGGGTCAACCTCAGCTACACCATCGTGGCCTTCACCAAACAGATGATGGCTTTCCTGGAGGAGGGGTTGAAGCTCTACTTCCCAGAGTTGCACATGGTCCTGCTGGAGAGCTTGAGGGAGATCATCCTTGTGGCTGTGCAGCACGTCGATTACAGCCTGCGGTGTGAACAGGAGGCAGAGAAGAAAGCCTTCATTCTCCAAAATGCCTCCTTCCTGCACGATACTGTCCTCCCTGTGGTGGAAAAGAGGTTTGAGGAAGGAGTGGGGAAACCTGCTAAGCAATTACAGGACTTGAGAAAAAGTGCACGGCCCAGTCGTGTCAATCCTGATAGCACTATGTCTCAGGTCTAG